The following coding sequences lie in one Hippoglossus hippoglossus isolate fHipHip1 chromosome 14, fHipHip1.pri, whole genome shotgun sequence genomic window:
- the vps11 gene encoding vacuolar protein sorting-associated protein 11 homolog — protein MAAFLQWRKFVFFDKDTVKDPVDNGKNCVLPSGVSACDSGRGHIVLGDMDGKIWLMTRSLQLTFFQAYKLRVTHLYQLKQHSILVSVGQDEQGINPLVKVWNLDKRDSGNPLCTRIFPAIPGNKPTEVSCLGVHENLNFMAIGFTDGSVVLTKGDITRDRHSKTLTLHEGSSPVTGLAFRQVAKVTHLFVATLEKVHCYTLSIKEYPKVELDTHGCGLRCSSLADPSQDSQFIVAGDECVYLYQPDERGPCFAFDGHKLLAKWHRGYLFLLIRDAKSPNKAGFGSRESSPSEKQLLTIYDLDNKFIAYSSSFDDVVDVVAEWGSFYILTRDGKMFVLQEKDTQTKLEMLFKKNLFVMAINLAKSQHLDSDGLSEIFRQYGDHLYLKGDHDGAIQQYIRTIGKLEPSYVIRKFLDAQRIHNLTAYLQALHRQSLANADHTTLLLNCYTKLKDSSKLEEFIKSSDSEVHFDVEIAIKVLRQAGYHSHAVFLAEKHMHHEWYLKIQLEDLKNYQEGLRYIGRLPFEQAESTMKHYGKTLMHHVPEGTTLLLKGLCTTYQPSGDAGEKGSPERSRVNKANSEEFIPVFANNPRELKAFLEHMIEVDPRSSQGVYDTLLELRLQDWAHEQDPERKKVLQGEAVSLLRSDHTVFDKALVLCQMHNFKEGVLYLYEKGKLYQQIMHYHMQNEEYGKVVEACKRYGDQEGCLWEQALGYFARKEEDCKAYISEVLHHIDQNNLMPPLLVVQTLAHNSTATLSVIKDYLINKLQRESQQIEDDERKICQYREETAHLRSEIQELKTSAKIFQKTKCNMCNSPLELPSVHFLCSHSFHQHCFESYAESEAECPTCTPENRKVMDMLRAQDQKRDLHDHFSRQLRSSNDGFSVVADYFGRGVFNKLTLVTDLPGSKTVGNLEVNLQRDLLIHTKRNC, from the exons ATGGCAGCCTTCTTACAGTGGCGGAAATTTGTCTTCTTCGACAAAGACACGGTGAAGGATCCGGTGGATAATGGGAAGAACTGTGTTCTTCCGAGCGGAGTCTCGGCCTGTGACTCGGGCCGTGGCCACATCGTCCTGGGAG ATATGGATGGCAAGATCTGGCTCATGACGCGCTCCCTGCAGCTGACCTTTTTTCAGGCCTACAAGCTGCGAGTGACACACCTTTACCAGCTGAAGCAGCACAGCATCCTGGTGTCAGTGGGGCAGGATGAACAAGGAATAAACCCTCTA GTAAAGGTCTGGAACCTAGACAAGAGAGACAGTGGAAATCCTCTCTGCACCAGGATTTTTCCTGCGATTCCTGGCAACAAACCGACTGAAGTGTCTTGCCTCGGTGTGCACGAGAACCTCAACTTCATGGCCATCG GCTTCACAGATGGCAGTGTGGTTTTGACCAAAGGTGACATCACCAGGGATCGCCACAGTAAGACTCTAACACTGCACGAGGGGAGCAGCCCAGTCACTGGCCTCGCCTTCCGCCAAGTGGCAAAGGTCACACATCTGTTTGTTGCCACTCTGGAGAAGGTTCAT TGCTACACCCTGTCCATCAAGGAGTATCCAAAAGTTGAGCTTGATACACATGGCTGTGGACTCCGCTGCTCCTCACTTGCAGATCCTTCCCAGGATTCCCAGTTCATTGTGGCCGGTGATGAATGCGTGTACCTGTATCAGCCCGATGAGCGAGGGCCCTGCTTCGCCTTCGATGGACACAAGCTGCTCGCCAAGTGGCACCGAGGTTACCTGTTTTTACTCATCAGGGATGCAAAGTCACCAAACAA GGCAGGGTTTGGTAGCAGGGAGAGCTCTCCATCAGAAAAACAGCTTCTCACCATCTATGACCTGGACAACAAGTTCATTGCCTACAGTTCCTCTTTTGATGATGTCGTCGATGTGGTGGCAGAGTGGGGCTCCTTTTACATCCTAACCAGGGATGGAAAAATGTTTGTTCTTcaagagaaagacacacagaccaAGCTGGAG ATGCTGTTTAAAAAGAACCTGTTTGTGATGGCCATAAACCTGGCTAAGAGCCAGCACCTGGACAGTGACGGCCTGTCAGAGATCTTCAGGCAGTATGGGGACCACCTCTATTTAAAGGGAGACCATGACGGTGCCATCCAGCAGTACATTCG CACCATTGGGAAACTGGAGCCATCGTACGTTATCAGGAAATTTCTGGACGCACAGAGGATCCACAACCTGACGGCATATCTGCAGGCCCTGCACAGACAGTCACTGGCTAACGCAGACCacaccacactgctgctgaacTGTTACACAAAGCTGAAGGACAGCTCCAAGCTGGAGGAGTTCATTAAG AGTAGTGACAGTGAGGTCCACTTTGATGTGGAGATTGCCATCAAGGTTCTAAGGCAGGCCGGCTACCACAGTCACGCTGTTTTCTTGGCTGAGAAGCACATGCACCATGAATGGTACCTGAAGATCCAGCTGGAGGACCTCAag AATTATCAGGAAGGGCTACGTTACATCGGACGTTTGCCTTTTGAACAAGCTGAAAGCACCATGAAGCATTACGGCAAGACGCTGATGCACCATGTTCCTGAAGGCACCACACTGCTCCTGAAGGGCCTGTGCACCACCTACCAACCCAGTGGAGACGCTGGTGAAAAAGGCAGCCCAGAGAGGAGTCGCGTCAATAAG GCCAACTCTGAGGAATTCATCCCAGTTTTTGCAAACAACCCTCGAGAACTGAAAGCCTTCCTGGAGCACATGATCGAGGTGGACCCCCGTTCTTCCCAGGGTGTGTATGACACACTGCTGGAGCTCCGGCTGCAAGACTGGGCACATGAACAGGACCCAGAG agaaaaaaGGTCCTGCAGGGGGAGGCGGTGTCACTGCTGAGGAGTGACCACACTGTGTTTGATAAAGCCCTGGTCCTGTGCCAGATGCACAACTTCAAAGAAGGTGTCCTCTACCTTTATGAGAAGGGCAAACT GTACCAGCAGATAATGCACTACCACATGCAGAATGAAGAGTATGGAAAAGTGGTAGAGGCCTGCAAGCGCTATGGGGATCAAGAGGGTTGCCTCTGGGAGCAGGCACTTGGATACTTTGCTAGAAAAGAAGAGGACTGCAAGGCCTACATCAGTGAGGTCCTACATCATATCGACCAAAACAACCTGATGCCTCCCTTACTTG TGGTGCAGACACTGGCACACAACTCGACGGCCACTCTCTCCGTCATCAAGGACTACCTCATCAAcaagctgcagagggagagccAGCAGATAGAGGACGATGAACGCAAAATCTGCCAGTACCGCGAGGAAACTGCTCACCTCCGTTCTGAGATCCAGGAGCTCAAAACAAG TGCCAAGATATTCCAGAAGACCAAGTGCAACATGTGCAACAGTCCCCTGGAGCTGCcctctgttcatttcctgtgCAGTCACTCCTTCCACCAACACTGCTTCGAAAGCTACGCTGAGAGTGAGGCTGAGTGCCCAACGTGCACCCCTGAGAACCGAAAAGTCATGGACATGCTGCGTGCACAGGACCAGAAACGCGACCTGCACGACCACTTCAGCAGACAG TTACGCAGCTCCAACGATGGTTTCTCAGTGGTGGCTGACTATTTTGGTCGAGGAGTGTTCAACAAACTGACTCTGGTCACTGACCTGCCTGGCAGCAAAACAGTCGGGAATCTAGAAGTCAACCTGCAGAGAGACCTGCTCATCCACACCAAGAGGAACTGCTAG